The window CGTCCCGCCATAGCTCTGTTGCTCCTGATCCTCACCCTTGGCCATCCGTCCGTCTCTGCCGCCGACTCCGCCACCCCCGAGGAGATGGCGCGGGTCTGCGAATCCTGGCTCGGACAGGTCGTCGAGACCCGGGGGAACTGGGCCGGGACGGCCACCCCGCGCATCTCGGGAGTCCAGGAGATCCTGAGTCCGGCGGGGGCGCTGCTGGGGCGCTGCTACGGGATCGATCCCCGGGGATACGTGGTCGTCCCCGTTCTGAAGGACCTGACGCCGATCCGGTGCTACTCCGAGGACTCGGACCTGGACATGGGCGGCGAGGACGGCCTTGCCCGCCTCGTCCGGGAGGACCTCGAGAGCAAGCATCGCCTGTTCACCCGGCTCTACGGCGGCGTCGATGCCGCGCAGCCTTCGGAGGGAGATGTCGCCTTCGGCCGGGAGCACAGGCGCCAGTGGGACCTCCTTCTCGGCCTGGACGGATCGGCGGTCGCTCCCTCGCAGGGGGCCCATCCCGAGCGCCTGACGCAGGTCGGCCCGCTGCTGACGACCTCCTGGGATCAAGGCAGCCCCTACTACAACTTCTGCCCCATGGGCGACGGCGGTCGGTGCGTGGTCGGCTGCGTGGCCACGGCGGTCGCGCAGATCATGAGATTCCATGCGTGGCCCCCGCGCGGTCTCTACTCGTTCGAGTACTGGTGGGACGGCGACGACTCCTGCGGCGGCCAGACGCAAGGGGCTTGGCTCTACGCCGAGTTCTTCGACGACTACGACTGGGCCAACATGCCGAACAGCTGCGGCGGCGGATGCACCCAGGCGCAGCGCGACGCCCTGGCGGAGCTGTCCTATGAGGTGGGCGTCGCCTTCCGGATGGACTACGGCCGGTGCGGCTCGGGGGCGAACACCAACTACGCAATCACCGAAATGCCTAAGTACTTCCGCTATGCGGATGTGATCGACAAGGAGTACCGGAACTCGCATTCGCCGGAGTCCTGGTTCGGCATCATCCAGCAGGAAATCAACAACGCGCGGCCGATGATCTACACGTTCCGCTTCGACGCCAACTCCGGACATGCCGTCGTCTGCGACGGATGGAGGGATACCGGCGGCCTGAACGAGTACCACATCAACTATGGATGGGGCGGATCCAACACAGCCTGGTACACCATCGACAACATCTACCCGGCCTACGACCCGATGTCCGAGCAGCTCTACCGCCGCATCATGCCCTCCTCCGGAATGGTTTTCCGCCTCCGGGCGGATGGAACGGGGGACTTCGGGACGATCCAGGCGGCCGTCGACGCTTCGCTCAACGGAGACACGATCGAACTCCACGACGGGACCTACACAGGGCCGGGGAATGTCGACGTGGACTTCGCCGGCAAGGCGATCACGATCCGCTCGCGGAGCGGACATCCGGAGGCGTGCGTCATCGACTGCCAGGGGAATCCGCAGAACCGCCGAGGCTTCGTCTTCGACTCCGGCGAGGGATCCGCGTCGGTTCTCGAAGGGCTCACCATCCAGAACGGATACGCCTCCGGCGGCGGCGCGGGAGGAGCGGTGCTCTGCTCGAACGGCTCCTCGCCGACCCTGCGCAACTGCATCCTGCGCGACAATGAGGTCGACGGCGCCTCCGACGCGGGGAACGGCGGCGCGATCGCGTGCGTGAACGCGAGCCCCTCTTTCTTCGATTGCGTCTTTGTCGGGAACCAGGCGACTCCACCCCTCGGCGACGGTGGAGCGATCTACTGCATGGGGGGCTCTCCGACCCTGACGGGATGCGTCCTTCTGCAGAACGTGGCCGGCAACCGCGGCGGTGGATTGGCGATCGACGGAACCTCCCAGCTCGACATGACGTCCACCACCCTGCACGCGAACTCAGCGGCGGCCGGTTTGGGCGGCGGGCTCTGGGTCGCGTCGGCCGCCTCGGTGGCCCTCGAAAACAGCATCCTCGGATTCGCGGGCGGCGGTGGGGCGGTCGCCTGCGGTTCCCCAGGCGGATCGATCGATCTCTCCTGCTGTGATCTCTTCGGGAACACCGGCGGAGACTGGACCGGCTGCATCGCCGATCAGCTCGGGATCGATGGGAACTTCTCGGAGGATCCGCTCTACTGCGATCCCGCCGGCGGAAACCTCGGACTCACCGCGCCCTCTCCATGCACGGCGGAGAACAACCTGGAGTGCGGCCAGGTGGGAGCCTTCCCGGTCCGATGCGGCGGCTTCCTCGTCCGCGCCGACGGGACAGGCGACTATCCGACGATCCAGGCGGCGATCGACGCCGCGACCACGGGTTTCACGATCGAGCTGGCGGACGGCCTGTACACGGGCCCGGGAAACCGCGACATCGACTTCCGGGGAAAGGCGGTCACCGTCCGATCGCAGAGCGGTGCGGCCGGAGCTTGCGTCATCGATTGCGGCGGGACTCCATCCGAGAACCACCGCGCCTTCTACTTCCACTCAGGGGAAGGGGCCGGGTCGGTCGTCTCCGATCTGACGATCACCGGCGGAAACATGGGTTCTTACAGCGGCGGGGCGATCCAGTGTCAGAACGAATCGTCGCCGACCATCACCCGGTGCTACCTGACGGGCAACTCCACAGCAACGGCCAGCGGCGGGGCGATCAACTGCTACAACTCGAGCCCGACGATCTCCTACTGCACGTTCACGGGGAACTCCGCCGGGTCCGGCGGCGCCGTCTCCTTCATCAACTCCTCGATCGCCGGCATGGACCACTGCACGCTCGTGGGCAACACCGCGATGAATCACGGGGCGGGGATCATCACCATGGGGTCGAATGCGACGATCACGAACACGATCATCGCATACAACCTCCAGGGCGCGGCGACCCACTGCTACACGGGATCGATCACGATGGCCTGCTGCGACGTCTTCGGCAACCCGGGCGGAGACTGGACCGGCTGCATCGCGACGCAAGCGTCGTCCGCCGGCAACCTCTCCTGCACGCCGGGGTTCTGCGGCCGGGAGGCGGGGGACTTTCACCTCTCTGCAGACTCGCCCTGCGCGGCCGACAACAACCTCGTTTGCGCGCAGATCGGAGCCTTGCCCGTTGGGTGCGCCGTCTCCGAAGTCGCCGATCTGGTCTGGGCGGCCGATGGGGGAAGGCCGCTGGCGATCCGGCCCAATCCGTTCTCTCGGTCGGCCGAGATCCTCTGGCGGATCGGAGCGGACGAGGACGCGATCGGGGCGGCGATAACGATCCACGACCTCGCTGGACGCGAGGTGCGAAGGCTCAGGCCCGAGCCGGTTGCGCCCGGTATGCGTCTCGCCGTCTGGGACGGCAGAGACGAGCGGGGCGCGGAGGTGGCGTCGGGCGTCTACTTCGTCAAGGCCGGGACGGCCTCCGGGGGCCGGACGCAGCGTATCGTCGCCATCAGATAGTCTCCGAGATCGTGCGCCGCTCCGAGCTTCCGGGTCCGGCGGTCCTGCGAAAACTACCTCTGGACAAACGTATCCTAATATCCTAGAGTCACCGCCGAATCGGGAAGAGCCGGCGTCCGGCGCATGACTTGATCAACGCGATCCACGGAGGGCTCGGTTGGAGGCTCCCGGACTGGAAGCGAGAATGGATCCGCCCCGCCTGCGGGTCCAGGTTCCCGAGGAGGGCTACCACCGCTCTCTCATCTCCTGCCAGGTCGCCTGCCCGGTTCACACGGACGCGCGCGGGTATGTGCGTGCGGTCGCCAACGGCGCCTACGACGAGGCCTACCTCCTCGCCCGGGGCCCGAATCCCTTCGCTTCGATCTGCGGCCGGGTCTGCGGGGCTCCGTGCGAGGGCGCCTGTAGAAAAGGAAAGCTCCCGAGGGTCGGACCGGACGGCGAGTACATCGCCGACGACCGCCCCATCGCGATCCGGGCACTGAAGCGATTCGCCTGCGAATGGGGGGGATTCGAGAAGTCCCCGCCGGACGGCGCCCTCCGGGCGATCCGCGACCGAGCGCCCGGGGTAGGCTTCGGCGTGGAGGAGATGGCCGCGCTCTTGCGCGGAGCTGTCGAGCGGAGACTCCCCCTGGCCTCAGGCGAGCGGATTGCCGTGATAGGCGCGGGTCCGGCGGGCCTCTCAGCCGCCCACGATCTCGCGTTGCTCGGCTTCCGCCCCACGGTCTACGAGGCCGAGAGGGTGCCGGCAGGAATGCTGATGCTGGGAGTGCCCGAGTACCGGCTGCCGCGGGACCTGATCCGCTGGGAAGTGTCGGTGATCGAGGCCCTGGGCGTGGAGATCCGCTGCGGCATGCGCGTTGGCGAAGAAGTGCGCTTCGCTGATCTGCGGGCGAATCATGCGGCGGTCCTGATTGCGGTCGGAGCCAAGCGGCCGCGATCGCTCGGACTTCCCGGGGAGCAAGGTCCTCACGTCTACGGTGGGGTCGATCTCCTCAGGAGCGTGTCTCTGGGCGAAGCGATCCCGATGGGAGAGAGGGTCGTCGTGATCGGGGGAGGCAACGTCGCCTATGACGTGGCCAGGACGGTCCTGCGGCAGGCGGCGTACGACACAGCGAGGACCGCAGCGCGGCTCGCCGGCACACGCAGCGTCTGCCTGGTCTCCCTGGAGACGCTGGAGGAAATGCCCGCCGATACCATCGAGATCGTCGAAGGTGATGAGGAGGGGATCGAGAGGCTCAACGGATGGGGGCCGCTGGCGATCGAGCGCAACTCTGCGGGACTCGTGACGGGCGTTCTCTTCCGGAGATGCCTCAGGGTCTACGACGACGACAGGAAGTTCTCTCCAGTCTACGACGATCGAGACTTGAAGCGGATGTCGTGCGATACCGTCCTTCTCGCTGCCGGACAGACCCCCGACCTGTCCTTCCTCCGAGCCGGCGGCGCCGACGTCAAGGAGGCGCGACCCGGTTGGCCGGCGGTCGACCCGGAGACGCTGATGACCACGGCGCCGGGGGTCTTCGTGGCGGGCGACCTGGCGCACGGCACCCGGCTCCTCATCGACGCGGTCGCGTCAGGCAAGGCCGCCGCACGTTCGGTCTATCGCCACGTTCTGGGAAGGCCTTTGCGGAGCGAGATCATCGAGCGCCATCAGATTCTGGATCGATATCGGCGCGAGACCGGGTACGAGGGGATCCGCCGGGTCGAAATCCCGATCCGCCCGGCAGGCGATCGGCTCGGTCCCGGCATGATCGAGGTCGAGGCTGGCTACTCCGAGGCGGAAGCAAGGCGCGAGGGGTCGCGGTGCCTCGACTGCGGGGTCACGCCGGTCTTCGACGGGACGCGGTGCGTTCTCTGCGGGGGATGTGCCGATGTCTGTCCCACAGCCTGTCTGAAGCTCGTGTCGCTGGACAGGATCGACGGGGGCCCCCCCTTGGCGGAGTTGATCGAGCGGTCGATCGGGTCTCGCGCCGACCTCGGCGAGAACTCC of the Candidatus Eisenbacteria bacterium genome contains:
- a CDS encoding 4Fe-4S dicluster domain-containing protein; this encodes MDPPRLRVQVPEEGYHRSLISCQVACPVHTDARGYVRAVANGAYDEAYLLARGPNPFASICGRVCGAPCEGACRKGKLPRVGPDGEYIADDRPIAIRALKRFACEWGGFEKSPPDGALRAIRDRAPGVGFGVEEMAALLRGAVERRLPLASGERIAVIGAGPAGLSAAHDLALLGFRPTVYEAERVPAGMLMLGVPEYRLPRDLIRWEVSVIEALGVEIRCGMRVGEEVRFADLRANHAAVLIAVGAKRPRSLGLPGEQGPHVYGGVDLLRSVSLGEAIPMGERVVVIGGGNVAYDVARTVLRQAAYDTARTAARLAGTRSVCLVSLETLEEMPADTIEIVEGDEEGIERLNGWGPLAIERNSAGLVTGVLFRRCLRVYDDDRKFSPVYDDRDLKRMSCDTVLLAAGQTPDLSFLRAGGADVKEARPGWPAVDPETLMTTAPGVFVAGDLAHGTRLLIDAVASGKAAARSVYRHVLGRPLRSEIIERHQILDRYRRETGYEGIRRVEIPIRPAGDRLGPGMIEVEAGYSEAEARREGSRCLDCGVTPVFDGTRCVLCGGCADVCPTACLKLVSLDRIDGGPPLAELIERSIGSRADLGENSAILKDEERCIRCALCEQRCPVNAITMERVAFRGEWRISA